One Mustela nigripes isolate SB6536 chromosome 5, MUSNIG.SB6536, whole genome shotgun sequence DNA segment encodes these proteins:
- the LOC132018650 gene encoding collagen alpha-1(III) chain-like, with protein MDLNICEVRVLESLLWIPVTFCEKAAEEWNKVISLTHNESIYCRRVFQVNLKNKFNGQRTIGEFLSIYRNPGLRQSSALKDNMKDVRLKSSNAFPSQHLYGGLLVGLLRGTGGIPVLGRKRELEKRPVQNDPASDDSQRDLPFAGPPGAGLSRPGERVPGGGREVLRQSGRLPSHSRPTSPCNPGTRTAQGTLPDPEPNPPPRDLGLRRGSGRSPYRRSRRPPASQTATSPPPAGPPRGCASRKLPAPRGPLPASAPPPRVSERGVIGPATPSLSGRVTALVSERPETGSGISALGAAEEGGVLSCSLLLARGSAR; from the exons ATGGATTTGAATATTTGTGAGGTCCGTGTTCTTGAGTCACTTCTCTGGATACCAGTAACTTTTTGTGAAAAAGCAGCTGAGGAGTGGAACAAAGTGATAAGCCTCA CCCATAATGAATCTATATATTGCAGACGAGTGTTCCAAGTGAACTTGAAAAATAAGTTCAATGGACAAAGAACCATAGGTGAATTCCTATCCATTTACAGAAACCCAGGGCTAAGACAAAGTTCTGCCTTGAAGGACAACATGAAG GATGTTAGACTCAAGAGCTCAAATGCTTTCCCATCGCAGCATCTCTACGGGGGACTTTTGGTTGGACTGCTACGAGGCACCGGGGGAATCCCCGTCTTGGGTAGAAAGAGGGAACTGGAGAAAAGACCCGTTCAGAACGACCCAGCGTCGGACGATTCTCAGCGAGACCTGCCCTTCGCGGGACCCCCCGGAGCGGGCCTCTCACGGCCTGGGGAACGAGTCCCAGGGGGCGGCAGGGAGGTCCTGCGTCAGTCCGGGCGCCTTCCCAGCCACTCAAGGCCAACGAGCCCCTGCAACCCGGGCACGCGGACCGCGCAGGGTACACTCCCGGACCCCGAACCCAACCCGCCTCCTCGCGACCTGGGCCTCCGGCGCGGGTCTGGACGGTCTCCATACCGCCGCTCCCGCCGGCCTCCAGCCTCCCAGACCGCGacctccccgcccccggccggGCCCCCGCGAGGTTGCGCTTCCCGTAAACTCCCCGCCCCGCgcggccccctccccgcctcGGCTCCGCCCCCGCGGGTCTCTGAGCGGGGCGTGATTGGCCCGGCCACGCCATCACTCTCCGGACGCGTCACCGCCCTCGTTTCCGAACGCCCGGAGACCGGCAGTGGTATTAGTGCTCTCGGGGCCGCGGAGGAGGGCGGCGTGCTGTCCTGCTCGCTCCTACTCGCCCGCGGGTCGGCGCGCTAG